Within the Salvia hispanica cultivar TCC Black 2014 chromosome 4, UniMelb_Shisp_WGS_1.0, whole genome shotgun sequence genome, the region tttaacaAACCCTTAAAATTAAAGGTTCTTCTCCCCTGATTCATACAAATTGAAAGCCGGGTTAACAAAGGGCCCGGGGCCCCCATAAACCAAAAATTTCCCAAAGGCATTCCTTAGTTTCCCAGTTTACCCCAgcaaaaacacataattccAAGTCGGAAACAATGGCATTCTGAATACCACAGGGGTATTAATCACATTCAACAGGGGCAAAGGGGGAAAAATTTCTAATAGGGTAGCATGCTCATTAACCCCCGGGAACATTCACATTTTTGGGGGGTCAATTTTTAAACACATTTAggtttttcccctttttgggTGTGTCATCGGGGGTGTGGGAAAAGGAAATGTTTTCCCCAAAGGTTGCTCCACCTCACTTGGGGTATCCCCTAGGATGCTCCACCGTAGATTTTGTGGACTCCACTCCCCTAAAAGGCTCATTCTCCCAAAGGGGGAGTTGGGTTATCGGGGAATTTCAAGCAAGGGGAACCCAAACTCATTAAACAAACATCCCCTGTAATTCTTTCTTTAAAAAGGGTTGATCTCTTAAAAGGATCCTATATCCTTTAACACCCCCCCGGGGTATCCCAGAAAAACACCCCTTTTGGGGTCTAAAGGTTTTGGGTTTATCGTTTTTTTatgcccaaaaaaaaaaaacatccaaaAACCCAGAtgagaaatattaaaagtttttCCAAAAACATATTAACAccgaaaaaaaggaaaagagggGGACCCTTTAAGATAAGAGTCCCAAAAAACATTCACCCCAAAATTTCTTGGACAAACCACTTTAAACAAGCATCATCACTTTTTTAAGCAAAGTtgcttaaaattttttaaacccCATTTTTGGGGGAGtataaaatcttttttatgtttttaaaaccaaaagcAACCCTAATTCATCAACATGCTTATTGCAAAAATCCCAAAACCCTTATCTGTCGATGgcctttaaatttctttttaccCAGGTTAAACAAATTTTTCCGAAgcaattttttgtaaaaaaccCCCTCTTTGTGTCTCCCTAAAAAGCACTACACTTTTTTTGAAAAGTCATCAATTATGGGCGAAATACCCGGGCCAAAGGAGACACGACAGGGCCCCAAAACATCCTATGCACTATTCAAAAAATATCCCTTTCTAACATTTAGCAAGTAGGAGTAGGGGAAAAAAACTTTGTTTTTTAACCAAGCAAGGATCCCAAAAAGGAGATCATCACACATTCCGGGAAACGATAAGATGGGATGCTTTTTGAATTAAGGTTTGCCTTTTTGTGGGCCTACCTTTTTTTGGGCCgccaatttttcattttcacaaCATTTGCATAGGCTTTATCACGGGTAACAAGCACGGATTGGAAATACAGaccacatttcttttttgctttGAACGGGCACATAGACCCTTTGCAAATTTTCATGCGGGCCAAACCTTTCCCCTTTTCCCCTAACCCCATTCTCAAAAGGGGATTTTGACATCAAATTATAGCGGGGGTGGGGGAAAATATCTCAATCCTGGGGTTGGCAAAAACCCATTATAAACTTTAAGCACCCCCGGCCAAccccaaaaatctcaaattttttGTCATCCCTGAACCAAAGGTTTTGTCCCTTTTAGCtggaaaaaaatttttttaaaaagggctAACATGATAAGACATCCAGAAAGGGAGGCCAATcatttgaagtaaaaaaatgggCATGGGGACAttccaaagggaaaaatttaTGAACCATGAAATAGAGTCACCAACTTTTCATAAGTGGTAAAATTTCCAAGGGGTTTccctttaaaaatttttattagaaaaaattttttcttcttgggCTTAGTGCACTCCCTTTTTTTTAGTGCCCAACATCCCCCGTTAAAACACTTTCTATAGGTCTTAGGGTCTACGACCTAGATCTATCTTTTTTCCATTAAAAGTTAGAGCCCCCCCTTcattttgggggttttttttACCTACCccttcatttaaaaaaatttgttatagGCATTCTTATCGGGgaaaatttttttccccaagtTCAAGTTCTTTAGATTTTGGGGGGCTAACAATCAGATCCGGGGGAAAAGGGGCCCCCATACTTTTTGGGGCCTTTTCATCACATAGGAGTGAATGGCccttctatatttaattttataagcaTCTATTGTGGTGTCACCGGGTCCCAAAAATCTTGAACTAGCTTTGAAACCAATCCACATTATCATCTATGTCCTTAGCAAAATCAAGCTTAAACttaaacaatttttcaagCAAATACATCCTTGAGGACATAGAAGTTTCGTAAACGAGTATCAAGTAATTTCCACATTTCGAAGCGATTCAACATGATCAACTTTCCTAATCACGAATCAGACAAATTTAGCACAATAGTGGGCCTAGCCAACTCATTCATCTCATCTTTCTTATCCTCAGCATATCCTAAGGTAAAGAACCATCAACAACCTTGAACACCTTttgctaaattaaaatacacttcattttctgtttccaaatagcaaaatcatttttaccattataGGGAACTAAACCCAAGTTGAGACATTTTAGCAACAATTTTTGCAAGAACACGGAAGCAAGACAGAAACACACAAACTTGCACACCGAAACACAAAGACATTCACCAGCAACACAAGAACAGCCACAGGGGCTTTCACACAATAGAAAAGGACCTCAAATCCTTGACCTCACGAGCAACACCGGCCAAGGCTATCCCATCGCAATCACTCCTACTTGGAGCGCATGGGGTCACTTGGCGTATAAAATGCTTGGTGGTCAAGTAAAATGAGATCACAAGATCATTGAGATGCAAGAACCAGCGAAGCAACACGAAGCAAAGCAGAGAGTCCTAAGTCTTTGCCGAGACTATCTACCAGAAAACAAGATCCCAAGCTTATAGGTGGCACTAAACGAAAAGTAAAACCAGGAGATCAATCCAATTTACCGAGCGAACCCTCACTCGAAGGAGGATTCCACTTGCCCACCTCCTTATGCAACTTGGCGTCTTGGACTAGTCCTCGTGGCTCGATACCACTGTAGGGATGACGATCCCGTTCACTAATTACcaagacctctttgttcttgtacaagaGAGCTCAACCAAACTCTAACCCACGCGGCTGATATACACTATTACAAGAGTGTAAGTGTACAAGTGATACAAGAATTAGAACCCTAACTATTACGAGATCTCTCAACCGAAACTCTAGCCGGTTCATCCACTTAGTGAGTATCCGCACACTCAAGAACCGGTTAGTAACTCACACAAGATCCTCTCGGATCGAAAACAAGAAGCTAACACAAGGAAAGCGAATAGATCACGAATATGGCTCGAGCCCGCCACATAGCCCGATCTATTCAACTAGAACCAAATCCCAAAGGGAGCAGATGAATTGCGGGGTCTACCCTCGCACCGTCAATACCTTCACCTCACGCCCCTTCACACCGGATTAAGTCACGAAACCACCCCGAACGAAACCTAGTTCTCACACTACAAGCAACCGAAGGCTTGCCTTCTACACACTCAGACCTTTGGGAAAATTCACCCAAGAATGGTGAATAATCTCAAGAGATCAACCGAAGAAGCAATCGAAGAAGTAGAGAGAAGTTGGAGGGCAATcggatagagagagagaaagtgtaTGGAATGAATGAATACAAAACCGGCTCTCATCTCACATACACAAACACATCTCACAAACCCTTAATCCAACGGTTAGGAAACAGGATCCAAGTGAAGAGCCACGTGGCGGATTCGTGAGAAGGGAAGAGGATGGGCTTCGGCCAAGTCCAAAGAATGGATAAAAGGCCCggacacaaattaaatcagCCCAAGCAATAATAGTCCATATATTCAACACGGTAGTCGCGGGAGCTTTGCCCGTCGATCAaaccaaacaaagaaaataaaatacgataAAAGGGATAATTTGATAGTGGATACCTAACTTAAAGAACAGGAAAATAAtcctaataaatatgaaaagatatgGCAGAtcaataactaactaaataataatatatgagaAATATTTTAGGAGATATGCTCGTATCAATTTCCCCAGTTGAAATCtaccttgtcctcaaggtgaaACCACGAAGCCACGGAGAGTGTTGATGAGGATTGTAAAATCATGTGCTTAAGATCCGAATGCTCTGCCTCATCTAATGTAGGAATTCTGCAATTATGtagattcatttttctttttgcgGACAAATCCCCCCTTGCACCATTATAACTCCCTGAACTAGAAggaatttttgaagaaaaacatAACCTCCTGGATCAAATATGCATGATCGTCTTCTTGCACCAAATAGAAGAATTGTACATCTCCTTTCACCATCTTCATCAATAACATCCTTGTATGCTTCACCAACCTTAAGATTCCTGAGTCCTCCTGCAGCAACCTTCGCAATCTTAACATATATTGCCAAATTTGCAATAGCCTTCTGATCATCTAAACTCGATGGATTAAGCATCCTTTGGTCTTGTTCCCTCAAATCATGCCCATCTCCACCGTAAAAGCTATCTGGACTGTCATCAAGTGTCGACAACTGTCTGTGGGTAAGATAATCTTCCTCATCAAGACTTGCGACACAATTAAACAACTCCACAGCAACATCGTTCTGCGTGATATGCAGTGCTGATTTTTGTTGGTTGTGGGGAGTACCGGACTCTCTGCCATCGTTGACACCCGCTTCTccatttttcaattcattgaGCAGCTCTCTCATAGTAAATGCCTGATTCCCTTCCACCTTAGAATCAGTCTCCACGTCCTGGTTTGAGTGCACCACGCGGGAATCCGCATCACTTAATTCGCTGGAGATTTCTCCTTTCGACGCAGAATTCGACAAATCGGGGTTCTCCGGCCGCAATTCCCTTGATCTCTCAGCATCAGGTGGCTGTCCATCAGTGTCGCTGGGGTTAGGCTTCTGGAGATCTGTCGAAGGTTGCTGATAGTGACCCATGTACGACGGCCAGTTGTGCGACATCAGGTAACACACCAGGGTGGGCGGTTCGTAGGTTGCAAATCCCGTGTTGATGAACGACGGGTGGTTGTATGTTGATGCCGGTTCCGAATCAGGCTGATATAACAAAGGCGGCTGGTACTTGAAGTAGGGTTCTGGCTGGTTGTCGAAGTGGGGATCAACCGTCGTTTGCCACGGCGTGACATAGGCCGGCGCCGGATATTGCAGTGGCACAGGGGCAGTTGGTGGTGGTGGCCAGCCGGTGTTGTTAACCCCAGAATTGAAGTCGCATATGGCGGCTGTTCATATGCCGCTGCCAGTGGCTGATGGTGGCTGTATGGCTGCTCACGTTCGTCCATCGTGTCAAATCTCTTGTTTAGTTTGTCACAGATAGCCATTATCTGGTCACATAGGGAAGACAAAACGATTTCCTCGTTGGTGTGAGCCATGAGTTGCGAAGATGAAAGCACCAAATTGTTAAGGATGAAGTTCCTTAACTCGGATAATTCGCGTCGAACGTCCGGGAGCTGTTCTCGACGATCAATCCGGCCAAATTTAGGGATAAACGGTAGTCGCGGAGTTTTGCCGCGATCAAACCaaacaaagaaagtaaaataaggaaaatcagataatttgatatatctTAATTGATCGAATGAAGAACAATGtccactatttataatagtgGATACCCTAACTtaaagaacaagaaaataatcctaataaatatgaaaagatatgGTAGAtcaataactaactaaataataatatatgggAAATATTTTAGGAGATATGCTCGTATCATATTAGGTTCTGATTGCTTAACATATATTCTCTCACACAACACAGCACATTAACGTTTCCTTGTATTATAACATTAGACATATTAACATAACATAAAGCAGATGAGtgtttaattattgtttcaaATTGCATGAGCATAAGTCTTGGAATTTACTATATGAGCAGGAAGATGTGAATCGCAGGCCTCCTCTCACTTGGCAACAGAGAAGAAACATAGCACTTGGTGCTGCAAGGGGTCTAGCTTATTTGCATGATAAATGTGAAGAGACATTTGTTCATTGCGATGTCAAAGCTGCAAATATATTGTTAGATGACAACTTCGAAGCAGTTGTTGCTAACTTCAAATCAGCCAAGATCATGGACCACAACCAGACTCATATTATCACTACCGTGACTGGAACAATTGGTCATATAGCCTCTGAGTACCTTGCCAGTGGTAAGTGTTCAGATAAAACTGATGTGTTCAGTTATGGAGCGTTTCTTCTTGAGCTCATCACCGGACGAAGAATTGTTGATCTTATTCACGTAACCGATGAGAATGACAGGATGTGCGTTGATTGGGTGAGATCTACTTGCCGTTTAAGTTTATGCTATGAATACTAAGAATTTGCAGTTTGTAATTCCTTATTTTCCTCATACATCTAATATCAGGTTGAGGAGATGGGAATCAATGGCTGACGATGAAggtggtgatgatgatgagatgGAGGCAGTGGTGAAGAGGGGTTGAGAGTTCAAGAGGGGTTTGAAAAGAAGGCCGGATAAGAAGAGGATGGTGGAACTTCTAGTTCTGCATCAGAAGAAGAAGTAAGTCAAGATGATCATAGGatataatatcaaataactTGAAAAATATCACCATTGTTCTTATCCAAGCCTACGCCAGtcattagtttaatttctcaaCATATTTTGGCTTGAGTTGTCTCTGACAAACAACGACTGTAGACATCTTAACATCGAAGATAAGGTCCCGGATTAACCCGCAACTGCTTACAATAATCTTCGTATCGAGAGCTCACTTGGGTGGTCCTCTTCCTGTCGCATTCAATGCTATTAATAGCACAGATTGTGGCACCAAAGCCCTTGCCCGATATGAAAGGGCCGTGGCAGTTGTCCATCCAAAACAATATGGAAGCCTTGATTGATATAAGGGCATTTGTGGCAATGAGCTCGGTATATTTTAGGACATTGAATGTGTTAGGTCGCAATAGGGCTTTGATTGCCCGCCATTCTCTTCAATAAAGCACAAGCCTACGTATAAGGGTAATGTGTTGATAGCCTACTTCCCGTTTCATGTGCGACGTGTGCAAAGAAGGCCGCGATTTCCCGGTTGGAGTCGTCAATGGATCTAATATTTCCCGAAGGTTGGATATGAGGCCATCGCGAGGAGAAATCTCACACGGCTATAGAATCCCTTCCCTTGGCAGCCGCGTGGGCGCTGAGTAGTTCCGAAGGTTGGATATGACCTGGCTAGTGCTCATGGTTTGTGTAACCTCCTCAAACACGAGACGTCTTTCCTTATGTCGAGTAGAAGCACATCAAACTTGTAGGCACCGACAAACTTAACGTCGAGAAAGAACCAAGCAGtgtaatactactaaattgctaactaaaaTGCTAGATAGAAACTAAAATGTCTTTCTCGCTCTCGAACCACACCTATTTATAGTCCAATACAAACTACATGAAAGGTCATAACATTAAGGggataaaaatcaaattattaaggTGATGGAAGTTACAAAAGGTAGATAGTCAAAAGGCTCTCCATGATCTATCTCCCCCTCTAACTCTCGTTTTTCTAgagataaatgaattttaatttataggtCGCGCCACTCTCGTCTTTATTTCTATAGACTTATCATAGTTTAATGAATTCTAAATCTTTCCTATAATTTCTGGAATTAATTTGCCCCACTATTAATGAGTTTGtgtaactaattttttagCATTAATGGGGATCTATAAGTCATtcctaaaattttgtgagCTAAACAATTTTTGGAACAACACATTTGaagttatattaaaaatcatgtttcCTTCCACGACCAAAATGAGATTTTGCAATCATATTCATGATCATAGTAGGTCTTCATTTTATCTAAACAAATAGCAATGAGAAATTGTTTTCCAAGTTGcgcaaaaaaacaaaaaaaaatttcagagAAGAGAAGGAATGCTAGGAAGGaaatatggaataaaaaatcttgttttgaatttaattgtttgGTACATAAGAATAAAATCTCAGTTGGCATGAAAGTTGTGCAAGAATTGAATTGGTGATGCATCGATTGAACTGAGTGTCTGTGAAAAGATTATATAGTTggagagagataataatagaaataaaagtaattttgaGTATGTAAGTGGAGAATCAAGAACGTGACTCGCCTcatttgaaaga harbors:
- the LOC125221160 gene encoding BRASSINOSTEROID INSENSITIVE 1-associated receptor kinase 1-like; the encoded protein is MAAVHMPLPVADGGCMAAHEDVNRRPPLTWQQRRNIALGAARGLAYLHDKCEETFVHCDVKAANILLDDNFEAVVANFKSAKIMDHNQTHIITTVTGTIGHIASEYLASGKCSDKTDVFSYGAFLLELITGRRIVDLIHVTDENDRMLRRWESMADDEGGDDDEMEAVVKRG